A stretch of the Ctenopharyngodon idella isolate HZGC_01 chromosome 14, HZGC01, whole genome shotgun sequence genome encodes the following:
- the wfs1b gene encoding wolframin isoform X4, with product MDPSLLESPLSSPASPVPTAFSASGHTIHPGSASSKLSSYPSAMTPPPHLASKTGRSQLNAASNSHTAFPRQSSFPPQGEIPEELSIDDLKQKAKNGDAKAQTEIGRYYLRLAEQEDEEVNSVTAVTWLLQAAKNGRKDAVKLLQRCLHDRRGITAENREEVCSLACESRFQRSVRKAALLMYWKLNPERKKNITASELLENVSQLNTETGSTVNIFRTYVVCPAPPDGAPSSPLSSPAQKQKKILESLVSRDGAGYVGVEEFVENTKQYAEGISPTPAMEAGGDDDDDDDEGPVKNPDELPLHQKVLKFPLHAVLEVKEVLIDWASRAGMQWISALIPTHHINTLIFFFIISNLTLEFFVLVIPLIIFYLSFVSMVICTLRVFQNSKAWENFRALTAMLSHFEPGIDLEQAESNFTWNHLEPYLYFLLSSLFLILSFPVADKSWLPCSELATVAVFFTVSGYLSLRPAAQQHSKLALLSQVASAISALMNQLLGGWVGRIVGGAWFNMHLGDWLVLHVGVPCFLYFYLLYLCTRMATAGGARGTYCVLLPYLVCFIWCELSVTLLQESTALGLMRTAVGYLLFFFALPVLSLALAAIMLVQLVQWFLALELTKMVVTVCVFVLPVLLHWWTRFSVSPLAVLHFLRRSSVVKLILVWISALVLFSWFYVYRSEGMKVYNSTLTWQEYSDLCGPRAWKEHNMAHAQILCSHLEGHRVTWEGRFKYVRVTEIENGAQAVINLLPVFIADWARCLYGEEYPACDETQPGPAEPLCQLKALAKHKCHVKRFDHYKFEVTMGMPQKGRNGAQDFDDATKDIVLRASSEFRHVLLALSSGSMVEFSTVLEGRLGSKWPVFELKALHCKTCASPLVPIRRQVKIEQDWRVKARNAFAFAFNFLFHPLLSAEVDITVATTEVSV from the exons GGGAAATCCCAGAGGAGCTAAGCATTGATGATCTTAAACAGAAGGCAAAGAATGGGGATGCCAAAGCACAGACAGAG ATTGGTAGATATTACCTGAGATTAGCCGAGCAAGAAGACGAAGAAGTAAATTCTGTCACCGCGGTAACATGGCTACTCCAGGCGGCGAAAAATGGACGGAAAGATGCAGTGAAACTGCTACAGCGCTGCCTGCATGACAGGAGGG GCATCACAGCTGAGAACAGAGAGGAGGTGTGTTCCCTGGCATGTGAATCTCGTTTTCAGCGCAGTGTAAGGAAAGCAGCTCTGCTCATGTACTGGAAACTCAATCCAGAGAGGAAGAAAAACATCACTGCCTCTGAACTTCTGGAAAATGTCAGCCAGCTCAACACTGAGACAG GGTCGACTGTAAATATCTTTAGAACATATGTTGTGTGTCCTGCTCCTCCAGATGGTGCTCCCAGCAGCCCTCTCTCAAGCCCAgcacagaaacaaaaaaaaattttggaGAGTTTGGTCTCAAGAGATG GGGCTGGATATGTAGGTGTAGAAGAGTTTGTTGAGAATACTAAACAATACGCTGAGGGTATTTCACCAACACCTGCCATGGAAGCAGGAggggatgatgatgatgacgatgatgaaGGGCCAGTAAAGAACCCCGATGAACTGCCTTTGCATCAGAAG GTGTTGAAGTTTCCCCTTCATGCAGTGTTGGAGGTGAAAGAGGTGTTGATTGACTGGGCATCCCGTGCGGGCATGCAGTGGATTAGCGCCCTCATACCTACTCATCACATCAATACCCTCatcttcttcttcatcatctCCAACCTAACCCTAGAGTTCTTTGTCCTTGTCATTCCTCTTATTATATTCTACCTATCTTTTGTGTCAATGGTAATCTGTACTCTCCGAGTCTTTCAGAACAGCAAGGCATGGGAGAACTTTCGAGCGTTGACGGCCATGTTGTCTCATTTTGAGCCAGGCATAGACCTTGAGCAGGCAGAGTCAAACTTCACATGGAACCACCTTGAGCCATACCTCTACTTCCTCCTTTCTTCACTTTTCCTCATCCTTTCGTTTCCCGTCGCAGACAAGTCCTGGTTGCCATGTTCGGAACTGGCTACGGTTGCAGTCTTCTTCACTGTAAGCGGCTACTTAAGCCTGCGACCAGCAGCGCAGCAGCATTCCAAACTTGCTCTGCTCTCCCAGGTTGCCTCCGCCATTTCTGCGTTAATGAATCAGTTGCTGGGAGGCTGGGTGGGTCGAATAGTTGGTGGCGCTTGGTTCAACATGCACCTTGGCGACTGGTTGGTACTGCATGTGGGTGTGccttgttttctgtatttttacctCCTGTATTTGTGTACCCGAATGGCCACAGCAGGTGGTGCACGTGGCACCTACTGTGTGCTGCTGCCCTACCTGGTGTGCTTCATCTGGTGTGAACTGTCTGTCACGCTGTTGCAAGAGTCTACTGCATTGGGGCTAATGCGCACAGCTGTGGGCTACCTCCTTTTCTTCTTTGCTTTGCCGGTACTATCGCTGGCTCTAGCAGCCATAATGCTGGTGCAGCTGGTGCAATGGTTCCTCGCCCTGGAACTGACCAAAATGGTTGtaacagtgtgtgtttttgtgctgcCTGTCTTGTTGCACTGGTGGACACGTTTTAGTGTGTCGCCTTTGGCAGTTCTGCACTTTTTGCGGCGTAGCAGCGTGGTCAAGTTGATCCTTGTGTGGATTTCAGCTCTGGTGCTCTTCAGCTGGTTCTATGTGTACCGTTCTGAGGGGATGAAGGTATACAACTCCACCTTGACTTGGCAGGAGTACAGCGACCTGTGTGGCCCTCGTGCTTGGAAGGAGCATAACATGGCACACGCCCAGATCCTCTGCAGCCACTTGGAGGGACACCGGGTGACATGGGAGGGTCGGTTTAAGTACGTTCGCGTCACTGAGATCGAGAATGGAGCGCAAGCTGTCATCAACCTTCTGCCGGTTTTTATAGCAGACTGGGCCCGATGTCTATACGGTGAGGAGTACCCTGCCTGTGATGAGACCCAGCCGGGACCCGCTGAACCGCTGTGTCAGCTCAAGGCGCTTGCAAAGCATAAGTGCCATGTCAAACGTTTTGACCACTACAAGTTTGAAGTGACCATGGGGATGCCGCAGAAGGGGCGCAATGGGGCACAAGATTTTGATGATGCCACCAAAGACATTGTACTTCGGGCTAGTAGTGAATTCAGACACGTCCTATTGGCACTCAGCTCAGGCAGTATGGTGGAGTTTAGCACGGTACTTGAAGGTAGACTGGGCAGCAAATGGCCAGTGTTTGAACTCAAGGCCTTGCACTGCAAGACATGTGCCTCACCACTTGTACCAATACGACGACAGGTCAAGATTGAGCAGGACTGGAGGGTTAAAGCCCGAAATGCCTTTGCTTTTGCTTTCAATTTCCTGTTCCACCCTCTGCTTTCGGCTGAGGTAGACATTACAGTAGCTACTACAGAAGTATCTGTGTGA
- the wfs1b gene encoding wolframin isoform X3, with protein sequence MTPPPHLASKTGRSQLNAASNSHTAFPRQSSFPPQGEIPEELSIDDLKQKAKNGDAKAQTEIGRYYLRLAEQEDEEVNSVTAVTWLLQAAKNGRKDAVKLLQRCLHDRRGITAENREEVCSLACESRFQRSVRKAALLMYWKLNPERKKNITASELLENVSQLNTETGSTVNIFRTYVVCPAPPDGAPSSPLSSPAQKQKKILESLVSRDGAGYVGVEEFVENTKQYAEGISPTPAMEAGGDDDDDDDEGPVKNPDELPLHQKVLKFPLHAVLEVKEVLIDWASRAGMQWISALIPTHHINTLIFFFIISNLTLEFFVLVIPLIIFYLSFVSMVICTLRVFQNSKAWENFRALTAMLSHFEPGIDLEQAESNFTWNHLEPYLYFLLSSLFLILSFPVADKSWLPCSELATVAVFFTVSGYLSLRPAAQQHSKLALLSQVASAISALMNQLLGGWVGRIVGGAWFNMHLGDWLVLHVGVPCFLYFYLLYLCTRMATAGGARGTYCVLLPYLVCFIWCELSVTLLQESTALGLMRTAVGYLLFFFALPVLSLALAAIMLVQLVQWFLALELTKMVVTVCVFVLPVLLHWWTRFSVSPLAVLHFLRRSSVVKLILVWISALVLFSWFYVYRSEGMKVYNSTLTWQEYSDLCGPRAWKEHNMAHAQILCSHLEGHRVTWEGRFKYVRVTEIENGAQAVINLLPVFIADWARCLYGEEYPACDETQPGPAEPLCQLKALAKHKCHVKRFDHYKFEVTMGMPQKGRNGAQDFDDATKDIVLRASSEFRHVLLALSSGSMVEFSTVLEGRLGSKWPVFELKALHCKTCASPLVPIRRQVKIEQDWRVKARNAFAFAFNFLFHPLLSAEVDITVATTEVSV encoded by the exons GGGAAATCCCAGAGGAGCTAAGCATTGATGATCTTAAACAGAAGGCAAAGAATGGGGATGCCAAAGCACAGACAGAG ATTGGTAGATATTACCTGAGATTAGCCGAGCAAGAAGACGAAGAAGTAAATTCTGTCACCGCGGTAACATGGCTACTCCAGGCGGCGAAAAATGGACGGAAAGATGCAGTGAAACTGCTACAGCGCTGCCTGCATGACAGGAGGG GCATCACAGCTGAGAACAGAGAGGAGGTGTGTTCCCTGGCATGTGAATCTCGTTTTCAGCGCAGTGTAAGGAAAGCAGCTCTGCTCATGTACTGGAAACTCAATCCAGAGAGGAAGAAAAACATCACTGCCTCTGAACTTCTGGAAAATGTCAGCCAGCTCAACACTGAGACAG GGTCGACTGTAAATATCTTTAGAACATATGTTGTGTGTCCTGCTCCTCCAGATGGTGCTCCCAGCAGCCCTCTCTCAAGCCCAgcacagaaacaaaaaaaaattttggaGAGTTTGGTCTCAAGAGATG GGGCTGGATATGTAGGTGTAGAAGAGTTTGTTGAGAATACTAAACAATACGCTGAGGGTATTTCACCAACACCTGCCATGGAAGCAGGAggggatgatgatgatgacgatgatgaaGGGCCAGTAAAGAACCCCGATGAACTGCCTTTGCATCAGAAG GTGTTGAAGTTTCCCCTTCATGCAGTGTTGGAGGTGAAAGAGGTGTTGATTGACTGGGCATCCCGTGCGGGCATGCAGTGGATTAGCGCCCTCATACCTACTCATCACATCAATACCCTCatcttcttcttcatcatctCCAACCTAACCCTAGAGTTCTTTGTCCTTGTCATTCCTCTTATTATATTCTACCTATCTTTTGTGTCAATGGTAATCTGTACTCTCCGAGTCTTTCAGAACAGCAAGGCATGGGAGAACTTTCGAGCGTTGACGGCCATGTTGTCTCATTTTGAGCCAGGCATAGACCTTGAGCAGGCAGAGTCAAACTTCACATGGAACCACCTTGAGCCATACCTCTACTTCCTCCTTTCTTCACTTTTCCTCATCCTTTCGTTTCCCGTCGCAGACAAGTCCTGGTTGCCATGTTCGGAACTGGCTACGGTTGCAGTCTTCTTCACTGTAAGCGGCTACTTAAGCCTGCGACCAGCAGCGCAGCAGCATTCCAAACTTGCTCTGCTCTCCCAGGTTGCCTCCGCCATTTCTGCGTTAATGAATCAGTTGCTGGGAGGCTGGGTGGGTCGAATAGTTGGTGGCGCTTGGTTCAACATGCACCTTGGCGACTGGTTGGTACTGCATGTGGGTGTGccttgttttctgtatttttacctCCTGTATTTGTGTACCCGAATGGCCACAGCAGGTGGTGCACGTGGCACCTACTGTGTGCTGCTGCCCTACCTGGTGTGCTTCATCTGGTGTGAACTGTCTGTCACGCTGTTGCAAGAGTCTACTGCATTGGGGCTAATGCGCACAGCTGTGGGCTACCTCCTTTTCTTCTTTGCTTTGCCGGTACTATCGCTGGCTCTAGCAGCCATAATGCTGGTGCAGCTGGTGCAATGGTTCCTCGCCCTGGAACTGACCAAAATGGTTGtaacagtgtgtgtttttgtgctgcCTGTCTTGTTGCACTGGTGGACACGTTTTAGTGTGTCGCCTTTGGCAGTTCTGCACTTTTTGCGGCGTAGCAGCGTGGTCAAGTTGATCCTTGTGTGGATTTCAGCTCTGGTGCTCTTCAGCTGGTTCTATGTGTACCGTTCTGAGGGGATGAAGGTATACAACTCCACCTTGACTTGGCAGGAGTACAGCGACCTGTGTGGCCCTCGTGCTTGGAAGGAGCATAACATGGCACACGCCCAGATCCTCTGCAGCCACTTGGAGGGACACCGGGTGACATGGGAGGGTCGGTTTAAGTACGTTCGCGTCACTGAGATCGAGAATGGAGCGCAAGCTGTCATCAACCTTCTGCCGGTTTTTATAGCAGACTGGGCCCGATGTCTATACGGTGAGGAGTACCCTGCCTGTGATGAGACCCAGCCGGGACCCGCTGAACCGCTGTGTCAGCTCAAGGCGCTTGCAAAGCATAAGTGCCATGTCAAACGTTTTGACCACTACAAGTTTGAAGTGACCATGGGGATGCCGCAGAAGGGGCGCAATGGGGCACAAGATTTTGATGATGCCACCAAAGACATTGTACTTCGGGCTAGTAGTGAATTCAGACACGTCCTATTGGCACTCAGCTCAGGCAGTATGGTGGAGTTTAGCACGGTACTTGAAGGTAGACTGGGCAGCAAATGGCCAGTGTTTGAACTCAAGGCCTTGCACTGCAAGACATGTGCCTCACCACTTGTACCAATACGACGACAGGTCAAGATTGAGCAGGACTGGAGGGTTAAAGCCCGAAATGCCTTTGCTTTTGCTTTCAATTTCCTGTTCCACCCTCTGCTTTCGGCTGAGGTAGACATTACAGTAGCTACTACAGAAGTATCTGTGTGA